The Brassica napus cultivar Da-Ae chromosome C7, Da-Ae, whole genome shotgun sequence genome has a segment encoding these proteins:
- the LOC106410589 gene encoding cyclin-D5-1 isoform X1 produces the protein MGEPRDSLALSNLLICHESESCLNEQQQDDDDDETKIERSDEQQKPHCFATIGDDDEDYVAELVRKENRRFDDDDDKPTKTTSSLDRLIAIDWILATRTRFGFQHQTAYIAISYLDLFLHKRFIGLQKDESWAIRLLSVASLSLAAKMEERVVPGLSQYPQDQDFVFKPDVIRKTELLILSTLDWKMSLITPFHYLNYFLAKISPDRNQSVSKELVLLRSSESLLALTKEISVTDNRQYVVAAATTLLASSTSSDIRLTREEMGNKFGSVSWWTSNENDNVYSCYERMQEIEERKHMTPPELAVPGPVVGSGSGAKRRLSFDDSDQPSSSSPDAKRMRRL, from the exons ATGGGTGAGCCCAGAGACAGTCTCGCTCTCTCTAATCTACTCATCTGCCACGAATCCGAGTCTTGTCTGAACGAACAACAGcaagacgacgacgacgatgaGACCAAGATTGAGAGATCTGACGAGCAGCAGAAACCTCACTGTTTCGCAACGATCGGTGACGACGACGAAGATTACGTGGCGGAGCTAGTTCGCAAAGAGAATCGGCGGTTCGATGATGATGACGACAAACCCACGAAAACGACGTCGTCTCTAGACAGATTGATTGCAATCGATTGGATTCTCGCT ACAAGAACTAGATTCGGGTTCCAGCATCAGACAGCGTACATTGCAATCTCGTACTTGGATCTGTTTCTACACAAGAGATTCATCGGT ttgcAGAAAGATGAATCGTGGGCGATTAGATTGTTATCAGTGGCGTCTTTGTCACTAGCTGCGAAGATGGAGGAACGTGTTGTTCCTGGATTATCGCAATACCCACAAGATCAAGACTTCGTTTTTAAACCCGACGTGATTCGCAAAACCGAGCTTTTGATCTTATCGACATTGGATTGGAAGATGAGTCTGATCACTCCTTTTCATTACTTGAACTACTTTCTTGCTAAAATCTCTCCAGACCGTAACCAATCTGTTTCTAAAGAGCTTGTCTTGTTAAGATCCTCTGAATCTCTTCTCGCTCTTACCAAAG AGATAAGTGTTACGGATAATCGACAGTACGTTGTTGCTGCTGCTACTACATTGTTAGCTTCTTCTACTTCATCGGATATTAGATTGACGAGAGAAGAAATGGGTAACAAGTTTGGATCAGTCTCTTGGTGGACTTCTAATGAGAAT GACAATGTATATTCATGTTACGAGAGAATGCAAGAGATTGAAGAGAGGAAACATATGACACCGCCCGAACTAGCAGTTCCTGGACCGGTGGTTGGTTCAGGAAGTGGCGCTAAACGCCGGCTGTCTTTTGATGATTCTGATCagccgtcttcttcttctcctgatGCCAAGAGAATGCGTAGGCTCTGA
- the LOC106410588 gene encoding calcium-transporting ATPase 2, plasma membrane-type-like yields the protein MESYLNQNFDVKAKHSSEEALEKWRNLCGVVKNPKRRFRFTANLSKRYEAAAMRRTNQEKLRIAVLVSKAAFQFISGVAPSDYTVPEEVKAAGFDICADELGSIVESHDVKKLKFHGGVDGLAGKLKASPTEGLSTDAAHLSQRQDLFGINKFAESELKSFWVFVWEALQDMTLMILGVCAFVSLIVGIATEGWPKGSHDGLGIVASILLVVFVTATSDYRQSLQFRDLDKEKKKITVQVTRSGFRQKLSIYDLLPGDIVHLAIGDQVPADGLFLSGFSVVIDESSLTGESEPVMVNAQNPFLLSGTKVQDGSCKMLITTVGMRTQWGKLMATLTEGGDDETPLQVKLNGVATIIGKIGLFFAVVTFAVLVQGMFMRKLSTGTHWIWSGDEALELLEYFAIAVTIVVVAVPEGLPLAVTLSLAFAMKKMMNDKALVRHLAACETMGSATTICSDKTGTLTTNHMTVVKSCICMNVQDIANKGSSLQSEIPESALKLLIQSIFNNTGGEVVVNKHGKTEILGTPTETAILELGLSLGGNFQEERKSYKVIKVEPFNSTKKRMGVVIELPEGGSLRAHTKGASEIVLAACDKVVNSSGDVVPLDEESIKYLNVTINEFANEALRTLCLAYMDLENGFSPDEAIPASGFTCVGIVGIKDPVRPGVKESVELCRRAGITVRMVTGDNINTAKAIARECGILTDDGIAIEGPVFREKSQEELLELIPKIQVMARSSPMDKHTLVKQLRTTFDEVVAVTGDGTNDAPALHEADIGLAMGIAGTEVAKESADVIILDDNFSTIVTVAKWGRSVYINIQKFVQFQLTVNVVALIVNFSSACLTGSAPLTAVQLLWVNMIMDTLGALALATEPPNNELMKRLPVGRRGNFITNAMWRNILGQSVYQFIVIWFLQAKGKSMFGLDGPDSTLMLNTLIFNCFVFCQVFNEISSREMEEIDVFKGILDNYVFVVVIGATVFFQIIIIEFLGTFASTTPLTIVQWIFSIIIGFLGMPIAAGLKMIPV from the exons ATGGAGAGTTACCTGAACCAAAACTTCGATGTGAAGGCGAAGCATTCCTCTGAGGAAGCTCTCGAGAAATGGCGCAACCTCTGCGGCGTCGTCAAGAATCCCAAACGCCGTTTTCGCTTCACCGCTAATCTCTCCAAACGTTATGAAGCGGCTGCCATGCGCCGCACCAACCAG GAGAAATTGCGGATCGCAGTTCTCGTCTCAAAAGCCGCCTTTCAATTCATCTCTG GTGTGGCTCCAAGTGACTACACCGTCCCCGAAGAAGTCAAAGCCGCAGGCTTTGACATCTGCGCCGACGAGCTAGGCTCAATAGTCGAAAGCCACGACGTGAAGAAACTGAAGTTCCACGGCGGAGTCGACGGTCTCGCAGGCAAGCTCAAGGCATCTCCCACCGAAGGACTCTCCACAGACGCTGCTCACTTGTCCCAAAGGCAAGACCTTTTCGGCATCAACAAGTTCGCGGAGAGCGAGCTCAAAAGCTTCTGGGTGTTTGTATGGGAAGCTCTTCAAGACATGACGCTCATGATCCTCGGCGTCTGCGCGTTCGTGTCTTTGATCGTTGGGATAGCTACCGAAGGATGGCCTAAAGGGTCCCACGACGGTTTAGGCATCGTGGCGAGTATTCTCTTGGTTGTGTTTGTTACCGCCACTAGTGATTATCGCCAGTCTTTGCAGTTCAGGGATTTGgataaggagaagaagaagatcactGTTCAGGTGACTAGGAGTGGGTTCAGACAGAAACTGTCTATCTACGACTTGCTTCCTGGTGACATTGTTCATCTAGCCATTGGTGATCAAGTCCCGGCTGATGGTCTCTTCTTGTCTGGATTCTCTGTTGTGATAGATGAGTCTAGTTTGACCGGCGAGAGCGAGCCTGTGATGGTGAACGCGCAGAACCCTTTCCTTTTGTCGGGGACCAAAGTGCAAGACGGGTCTTGTAAGATGCTTATCACAACAGTTGGGATGAGGACTCAGTGGGGGAAGCTGATGGCGACTCTGACCGAAGGAGGGGACGACGAAACTCCGCTGCAGGTGAAGCTCAACGGAGTTGCTACCATCATTGGCAAAATAGGTCTCTTCTTCGCTGTGGTGACCTTCGCGGTTTTGGTGCAAGGGATGTTCATGAGGAAGCTCTCGACGGGGACTCACTGGATATGGTCTGGCGATGAAGCCTTGGAGCTTCTTGAGTACTTTGCGATCGCTGTGACGATCGTTGTGGTTGCGGTTCCTGAAGGGTTGCCTTTGGCTGTGACGCTTAGTCTCGCCTTTGCCATGAAGAAAATGATGAATGATAAGGCTCTTGTCAGGCACTTAGCAGCTTGTGAGACTATGGGATCCGCAACTACCATTTGCAGCGACAAGACAG GTACGCTCACAACCAATCACATGACCGTTGTGAAGTCATGCATTTGCATGAACGTGCAAGATATTGCAAACAAAGGGTCTAGCTTGCAGTCAGAGATCCCTGAATCTGCTCTGAAGCTATTGATTCAATCCATTTTCAACAACACCGGAGGCGAAGTAGTTGTGAACAAACACGGCAAGACCGAGATCTTGGGGACGCCGACAGAGACAGCTATCTTGGAGCTTGGACTGTCTCTTGGTGGTAACTTCCAAGAAGAGAGGAAGTCTTATAAAGTAATCAAAGTTGAGCCATTCAACTCCACAAAGAAGAGAATGGGAGTTGTGATCGAACTTCCCGAAGGAGGAAGTCTCCGTGCTCACACCAAAGGAGCTTCAGAGATAGTTCTCGCTGCTTGTGATAAAGTTGTGAACTCGAGCGGTGACGTTGTTCCGCTTGATGAAGAATCTATCAAGTATCTGAACGTTACTATCAACGAGTTTGCTAATGAAGCTCTCCGCACTCTTTGTCTTGCTTATATGGATCTTGAGAACGGGTTTTCGCCGGATGAAGCAATCCCTGCTTCGGGGTTTACTTGTGTAGGGATCGTTGGGATCAAAGATCCTGTTCGTCCTGGTGTGAAGGAGTCTGTTGAGCTTTGTCGCCGTGCTGGAATCACTGTGAGAATGGTTACGGGAGATAACATTAACACGGCTAAGGCAATAGCAAGAGAATGTGGGATCTTAACTGATGATGGTATAGCAATAGAAGGTCCAGTGTTCAGAGAGAAGAGTCAAGAAGAGTTATTAGAACTGATTCCAAAGATTCAG GTGATGGCTCGTTCTTCACCTATGGATAAACATACACTAGTGAAGCAGTTAAGGACAACGTTTGATGAAGTTGTCGCTGTGACTGGAGATGGAACAAACGATGCACCTGCACTTCATGAAGCTGATATTGGATTAGCTATGGGAATTGCCGGAACTGAA GTGGCCAAAGAGAGTGCTGATGTGATCATCCTGGACGATAACTTCAGCACAATCGTCACAGTTGCTAAATGGGGACGTTCTGTTTACATAAACATCCAGAAGTTCGTTCAGTTTCAGCTTACGGTTAACGTTGTTGCATTGATTGTTAACTTCTCTTCAGCTTGCTTAACCG GGAGTGCTCCTTTAACTGCTGTTCAGTTGCTGTGGGTGAACATGATCATGGACACACTTGGAGCTCTTGCTTTAGCTACAGAGCCACCGAACAACGAGCTGATGAAACGCTTACCCGTTGGAAGGAGAGGAAACTTCATCACCAACGCCATGTGGAGGAACATTCTAGGACAGTCTGTGTATCAGTTCATAGTCATTTGGTTTCTTCAGGCCAAAGGGAAGTCTATGTTTGGTCTTGATGGTCCTGACTCAACTCTCATGTTAAACACTCTTATCTTCAACTGTTTCGTCTTCTGTCAG GTGTTTAATGAGATAAGCTCACGAGAGATGGAAGAGATCGATGTTTTCAAGGGAATACTTGACAACTATGTCTTTGTGGTTGTGATCGGTGCAACGGTTTTCTTTCAGATCATAATCATTGAGTTCTTGGGCACATTTGCAAGCACCACACCACTCACAATAGTCCAATGGATCTTCAGCATCATCATAGGTTTCTTGGGTATGCCAATAGCTGCAGGACTGAAGATGATTCCCGTCTGA
- the LOC106410589 gene encoding cyclin-D5-1 isoform X2, whose protein sequence is MGEPRDSLALSNLLICHESESCLNEQQQDDDDDETKIERSDEQQKPHCFATIGDDDEDYVAELVRKENRRFDDDDDKPTKTTSSLDRLIAIDWILATRTRFGFQHQTAYIAISYLDLFLHKRFIGKDESWAIRLLSVASLSLAAKMEERVVPGLSQYPQDQDFVFKPDVIRKTELLILSTLDWKMSLITPFHYLNYFLAKISPDRNQSVSKELVLLRSSESLLALTKEISVTDNRQYVVAAATTLLASSTSSDIRLTREEMGNKFGSVSWWTSNENDNVYSCYERMQEIEERKHMTPPELAVPGPVVGSGSGAKRRLSFDDSDQPSSSSPDAKRMRRL, encoded by the exons ATGGGTGAGCCCAGAGACAGTCTCGCTCTCTCTAATCTACTCATCTGCCACGAATCCGAGTCTTGTCTGAACGAACAACAGcaagacgacgacgacgatgaGACCAAGATTGAGAGATCTGACGAGCAGCAGAAACCTCACTGTTTCGCAACGATCGGTGACGACGACGAAGATTACGTGGCGGAGCTAGTTCGCAAAGAGAATCGGCGGTTCGATGATGATGACGACAAACCCACGAAAACGACGTCGTCTCTAGACAGATTGATTGCAATCGATTGGATTCTCGCT ACAAGAACTAGATTCGGGTTCCAGCATCAGACAGCGTACATTGCAATCTCGTACTTGGATCTGTTTCTACACAAGAGATTCATCGGT AAAGATGAATCGTGGGCGATTAGATTGTTATCAGTGGCGTCTTTGTCACTAGCTGCGAAGATGGAGGAACGTGTTGTTCCTGGATTATCGCAATACCCACAAGATCAAGACTTCGTTTTTAAACCCGACGTGATTCGCAAAACCGAGCTTTTGATCTTATCGACATTGGATTGGAAGATGAGTCTGATCACTCCTTTTCATTACTTGAACTACTTTCTTGCTAAAATCTCTCCAGACCGTAACCAATCTGTTTCTAAAGAGCTTGTCTTGTTAAGATCCTCTGAATCTCTTCTCGCTCTTACCAAAG AGATAAGTGTTACGGATAATCGACAGTACGTTGTTGCTGCTGCTACTACATTGTTAGCTTCTTCTACTTCATCGGATATTAGATTGACGAGAGAAGAAATGGGTAACAAGTTTGGATCAGTCTCTTGGTGGACTTCTAATGAGAAT GACAATGTATATTCATGTTACGAGAGAATGCAAGAGATTGAAGAGAGGAAACATATGACACCGCCCGAACTAGCAGTTCCTGGACCGGTGGTTGGTTCAGGAAGTGGCGCTAAACGCCGGCTGTCTTTTGATGATTCTGATCagccgtcttcttcttctcctgatGCCAAGAGAATGCGTAGGCTCTGA